The following coding sequences are from one Formosa haliotis window:
- a CDS encoding M16 family metallopeptidase: protein MLFSIIGAAQNGVDLSQKVPFDPSFRIGTLPNGLTYYIKQNTTPKGKASFYLYQNVGSVLENDKQHGLAHFLEHMAFNGTSHFPGNSMIDWLENKGVKFGSEINAYTSTNETVYNLSRVPITNEKVLDSCLLILSDWCNNLTLDASEIDAERKVIQEEWRQLYTANYRFDKQLKDVRYNYSIYSKRDPLGSMDIVKNFKYSSLRNFYNDWCRTDLQAISVIGDFNVDEVEAKIKNRFAQIPAIKTPKLRTYVTIPENKDPLFKIAKDKEVRETKLNLEIRQFYKKDNSQAQLRALFVHTFFMKLMANRYTEALRNPNLPYSYARAVYTDFEKNYKAFNLSLVAKDGQVEAALKAVYTEIQRVVQYGFTEQEIEQLKTKLINKNEASHKNSRVSKSDAYGARIKAAYLDGVAVSSKDFDYNFTKTVIPTITRQEVSEVINQYLTKKNRVFTITAPDKTDLELPNLQDIQKIMYEVEHTTLEPYVDFKKLDLALLENEPEGGAIVSENIMRDFKAIEWKLSNGAKVVYKYSTYKKNHIELKAISAGGSSLYAVDDIPSFNTVSLANKYGIGDLDPQSYSNIMTDNSATSKVKLSAYQEYVLASAANKDIESMFQLVYMRFEAPRFDEDIFNTIMANNYKGIENPSKNPNVLIGNKYRKVVANGDPRYFEFNKAYLDQMDFNRAKEIYKERFNNASDFTFYMIGDAPLDTVRTMVKKYIGAIQGEGEKEDYQLLENYFPKGKHTYRFSVPNEAPMATVVIKMEDEPITYNRARMVYHSLLDDILNIRFLENIREKEGGVYAIGVNTNTSRMPIPKLSMDISFSCDPNNAEHLRTLVYQELEHIQKEVKQSDLDKVVLNVKKARPGNLQTNDFWMTALETYYTYGENMMAPMYFDDILDQVTTEDIQNAANYFLSNAKVLDFIFLPESASE from the coding sequence ATGCTTTTTTCGATAATTGGTGCAGCTCAAAACGGGGTCGATTTATCTCAGAAAGTACCATTCGATCCTTCGTTTAGAATAGGAACCCTGCCCAATGGTTTAACCTATTATATTAAACAAAATACAACTCCTAAAGGAAAGGCTAGTTTTTATCTATATCAAAACGTGGGCTCAGTTTTAGAAAATGATAAGCAGCATGGTTTAGCCCATTTTCTAGAGCATATGGCTTTTAATGGAACATCGCATTTTCCAGGAAATAGTATGATTGATTGGCTTGAAAATAAAGGTGTGAAATTTGGTAGTGAGATTAATGCCTATACGTCTACAAATGAAACCGTATATAATTTAAGTCGTGTTCCTATTACCAACGAAAAAGTTCTCGATTCATGTTTATTAATTCTTAGTGATTGGTGTAATAATCTCACTTTAGATGCAAGTGAAATTGATGCCGAACGTAAAGTTATTCAAGAAGAATGGAGGCAATTATATACGGCCAATTATAGGTTTGACAAGCAGTTAAAAGATGTACGTTATAATTATAGTATTTACTCCAAACGCGATCCTTTAGGAAGTATGGATATCGTTAAAAATTTTAAATACTCATCCCTAAGAAATTTTTACAACGATTGGTGCCGTACAGATTTGCAAGCCATAAGTGTGATTGGTGACTTTAATGTTGATGAGGTAGAAGCTAAAATTAAAAATAGGTTCGCTCAAATTCCAGCCATTAAAACTCCTAAGCTACGAACGTATGTAACTATTCCCGAGAATAAAGATCCTTTGTTTAAAATTGCAAAAGATAAAGAAGTTAGGGAAACTAAATTAAATTTAGAAATTAGACAATTTTATAAAAAAGACAACTCGCAAGCACAATTAAGAGCGCTGTTTGTACATACATTTTTTATGAAATTAATGGCCAACAGGTATACAGAAGCTTTAAGGAACCCCAATTTACCATATTCGTATGCGCGTGCTGTTTATACCGATTTTGAAAAAAATTATAAAGCCTTTAATTTGAGTCTTGTGGCCAAAGATGGGCAAGTTGAAGCTGCTTTAAAAGCTGTTTATACAGAAATTCAACGTGTGGTACAATATGGTTTTACAGAACAGGAAATAGAGCAGTTAAAAACAAAATTAATAAACAAAAATGAGGCTTCGCATAAAAATTCGCGGGTAAGTAAATCAGATGCTTATGGAGCGAGAATTAAAGCAGCCTATTTAGATGGTGTAGCGGTCTCTTCAAAAGACTTTGATTATAATTTTACAAAAACTGTTATTCCTACAATTACAAGGCAAGAAGTGTCTGAGGTAATTAACCAGTATTTAACTAAAAAAAACCGGGTGTTTACTATTACTGCCCCCGATAAAACTGATTTAGAATTACCAAATCTCCAAGATATACAAAAGATAATGTATGAGGTTGAACACACAACCTTAGAGCCTTATGTGGATTTTAAAAAATTAGATCTGGCTTTGTTAGAAAATGAGCCAGAAGGTGGAGCGATTGTTAGTGAAAACATAATGCGTGATTTTAAAGCCATAGAATGGAAACTGTCTAATGGAGCTAAAGTCGTTTATAAATACAGTACGTATAAAAAAAATCATATTGAACTAAAAGCCATTAGTGCCGGTGGTTCTTCACTCTATGCCGTAGACGATATACCCTCTTTTAACACTGTTAGCCTTGCAAATAAATACGGAATTGGCGATTTAGACCCACAGAGTTATAGTAATATTATGACCGATAATTCTGCGACTTCAAAGGTAAAGTTAAGTGCTTATCAAGAATACGTGTTGGCTAGTGCTGCAAATAAAGATATCGAAAGCATGTTTCAATTAGTATATATGCGTTTTGAGGCTCCAAGATTTGATGAGGATATTTTTAATACAATTATGGCAAATAACTATAAAGGGATAGAAAATCCTTCAAAAAATCCGAATGTCTTAATAGGCAATAAGTATCGTAAAGTAGTTGCCAATGGAGACCCGCGTTATTTTGAGTTCAATAAAGCTTATTTAGATCAGATGGATTTTAATAGAGCGAAAGAAATTTATAAAGAACGTTTTAACAATGCTAGTGACTTTACGTTTTATATGATTGGTGACGCGCCTTTAGATACCGTTAGGACAATGGTTAAAAAATATATTGGGGCTATACAAGGAGAGGGTGAAAAAGAAGATTATCAGCTTTTAGAAAATTATTTCCCGAAAGGTAAACATACATACCGTTTCTCAGTTCCAAATGAAGCCCCTATGGCTACTGTGGTTATTAAAATGGAAGATGAGCCTATCACTTATAATAGAGCACGAATGGTTTATCATAGCCTTTTAGATGATATCCTAAACATCAGGTTTCTGGAAAATATACGCGAAAAAGAAGGAGGCGTTTATGCTATAGGCGTAAATACTAACACTAGTCGCATGCCAATTCCTAAATTAAGTATGGATATATCGTTTAGTTGCGATCCCAATAATGCCGAGCATTTAAGGACGTTAGTGTATCAAGAGTTAGAACACATACAAAAAGAAGTAAAGCAATCAGATTTAGACAAAGTTGTATTAAATGTGAAGAAAGCTAGACCAGGTAACCTACAAACTAATGATTTTTGGATGACAGCTTTAGAAACGTATTATACGTATGGAGAAAATATGATGGCTCCGATGTATTTTGATGATATTCTGGACCAAGTCACTACAGAGGATATTCAAAATGCGGCGAATTATTTTTTAAGTAATGCCAAAGTTTTAGATTTTATTTTCTTGCCAGAATCGGCATCCGAATAA
- a CDS encoding S1 family peptidase — MKHFSKTIFLILTFLVGSIQAQELYKNSISTYKVGLKLEAEKLINAGDVVSGDSLSTMLKAKGYNPIDINLKSMQKKNLSPSEIYKRVSEAAVIVSPVGITKRVGKNGKAHKDINTYPASGYIIDSEGIIVTNYHVVSGFVYSKNTKARDVLVVMMKDGTVFPVKAVLAADKTNDLAILKIDPKGKELPALTVATKDAEIGDPVYIVSNPKGYYYAFASGMVTDKFSELKIGGYRNIMAISADYAAGSSGAAIIDQFGNVIATVCYTKTLNHSDNPARTQMVLKATIPASSLLNLLHKGN; from the coding sequence ATGAAACATTTTTCAAAAACAATTTTTCTAATCTTAACCTTTTTAGTCGGCTCTATTCAAGCTCAAGAATTATATAAAAATAGTATATCAACTTATAAAGTAGGTTTGAAGTTAGAGGCCGAAAAGTTGATAAACGCAGGTGATGTGGTGTCTGGAGATTCGTTGTCTACGATGTTAAAAGCAAAAGGTTATAATCCAATAGATATTAACCTTAAATCAATGCAAAAGAAAAATTTAAGCCCAAGTGAAATCTATAAACGCGTATCAGAAGCAGCAGTAATTGTGTCTCCAGTAGGTATAACTAAGAGAGTAGGTAAAAATGGAAAAGCGCATAAGGATATAAATACCTATCCTGCATCTGGTTATATTATAGATTCGGAAGGTATAATTGTAACAAACTATCATGTAGTTAGCGGTTTTGTTTATAGTAAAAATACCAAAGCACGCGATGTGTTGGTTGTTATGATGAAAGATGGCACTGTTTTCCCTGTAAAAGCAGTATTGGCGGCCGATAAAACCAACGATTTAGCGATTTTAAAAATAGACCCAAAAGGCAAGGAGCTTCCGGCCTTAACGGTTGCAACTAAAGATGCCGAAATCGGCGATCCCGTATATATAGTTAGTAATCCAAAAGGTTATTATTATGCTTTTGCCTCTGGTATGGTAACCGATAAATTTAGTGAACTTAAAATAGGTGGATACAGAAATATTATGGCTATCTCGGCAGATTATGCTGCGGGGTCTAGTGGCGCCGCTATAATCGATCAATTTGGAAATGTTATAGCAACAGTATGCTATACCAAAACCTTGAATCATTCTGATAACCCTGCGAGAACCCAAATGGTTCTTAAAGCTACGATTCCTGCCTCTAGTCTTTTAAACCTATTACATAAAGGGAATTAA
- a CDS encoding thioredoxin family protein: MKKGLIVCVMFLVSGLQHTIAQGIDFQDLSLEEALVKAKETNKLVFIDVYTTWCAPCKTMSKTVFTLPEVGAVYNEEFINIKLDAEKEGLQDAKRFRVNSYPTYLYINSNGSLVFKESGTRLSEDFLKLGKDAVTAAKSQYSLENLQADFPNKKNDAAFLKIYIAKMLEYNQNPALGIDAWLRVQHDIKEDDVDMMEFLLKHKDYILLDSKGAEILTANFDEYMDIATRKEEKELEVLKVVRMAQNTKNYAYQTKNPELWFDFMEAFKTLPEQYQKKGNLLEYKMVYYAMLNDGKSYKQTVETYVDSLMAANAISTIKEIEPVSKKRAKASGIVIDLNQKGEAYLKYVDSNSEYKTLESWINYGYELEGSAYYMDDLMASLYYKKGKLKKAVSYKEKAVNAWPQSDKKLAAKTYELEQMRNGQAL; this comes from the coding sequence ATGAAGAAAGGCCTAATAGTATGTGTCATGTTCCTGGTGTCAGGCTTGCAACATACAATCGCACAGGGTATAGATTTTCAAGATCTTAGCTTAGAGGAAGCACTGGTAAAAGCAAAAGAAACAAATAAATTAGTATTTATCGATGTTTATACAACTTGGTGTGCGCCTTGCAAAACCATGTCTAAAACGGTGTTTACCTTGCCAGAAGTGGGAGCTGTGTATAATGAAGAATTTATCAATATTAAATTGGATGCTGAAAAGGAAGGGTTACAAGATGCTAAACGTTTTCGGGTAAATAGTTATCCTACGTATTTGTATATAAACAGTAACGGCAGTTTGGTTTTTAAAGAATCTGGAACGCGTTTGTCTGAAGATTTTTTAAAATTAGGAAAAGATGCGGTTACTGCAGCAAAGAGTCAATACAGTCTAGAAAATTTACAGGCCGATTTCCCAAATAAAAAAAATGATGCCGCGTTCTTGAAAATTTATATTGCCAAAATGTTGGAGTATAATCAGAATCCAGCCTTAGGTATCGATGCTTGGTTACGTGTACAACATGACATTAAGGAAGACGATGTCGATATGATGGAGTTCTTATTAAAGCATAAGGACTATATTTTATTAGATTCTAAAGGTGCTGAAATCCTAACTGCCAATTTCGATGAGTATATGGATATCGCAACCCGCAAGGAAGAAAAGGAGTTGGAGGTATTAAAAGTGGTTCGTATGGCTCAAAACACAAAGAACTACGCCTACCAAACTAAAAATCCAGAACTCTGGTTCGATTTTATGGAAGCTTTTAAAACCTTGCCAGAACAATACCAAAAAAAAGGAAATCTTTTAGAGTATAAAATGGTTTATTATGCCATGTTAAACGATGGTAAAAGCTATAAGCAAACTGTAGAAACCTATGTAGATAGTTTAATGGCAGCTAATGCCATAAGTACGATTAAAGAGATTGAACCAGTGTCCAAAAAACGTGCTAAAGCAAGTGGAATTGTTATAGATCTGAATCAGAAAGGAGAAGCGTATCTCAAGTATGTCGATTCCAATTCGGAATATAAAACGCTGGAAAGTTGGATTAATTATGGCTACGAGTTAGAAGGGTCTGCCTATTATATGGACGATCTTATGGCTTCCTTGTATTATAAAAAAGGAAAACTAAAAAAAGCTGTAAGTTATAAAGAGAAAGCCGTAAATGCTTGGCCTCAATCCGACAAAAAGCTGGCAGCCAAAACCTACGAATTAGAACAAATGAGAAACGGCCAAGCGCTTTAA
- a CDS encoding thioredoxin family protein → MIYKKLLLLTCLLMSFLGVSQGIHFEKGTFQQAFNKAKKENKILFIDGYAVWCGPCKKMAKTVFLEPEVGAYFNEHFVSYKLDIEKGNGPQLKEKYGIKGLPGYVFIDANDEVVYRFDAAMPAAEFLEEGKKAMASAQDPNSLGRLAELYEKDNTNEALLANYLEKLLEVKSQKNYSALLEQYLSIQKSIPESSREMVLLLANHNKQIVFGGEAERIINANIKTDAWKTYVRKDIREIYQKVPRQMVQTTTEYAIILKDTTLLELTFDKATDLGFNVNDAQRKRTYKYYYQKTENAEKYKAIAREDILAYISDIDKEHLRSYYLEWQEKVAAKDPDAMKLRPYSVRNSNEIYYMVKDYLPFVSTEAEKQEVLSWMALAYYIRPNSAENTSQYANVMYVVGDKNEAVTLKEEAFKLGQKENLKRLSAIEGELDIMKAGEPILL, encoded by the coding sequence ATGATTTATAAAAAACTTTTATTACTCACTTGTCTTTTAATGTCTTTTTTAGGAGTTTCACAAGGCATCCATTTTGAAAAAGGAACGTTTCAGCAGGCTTTTAATAAAGCAAAAAAAGAAAATAAAATATTGTTTATAGATGGGTATGCTGTCTGGTGTGGTCCCTGTAAAAAAATGGCTAAAACCGTGTTTTTAGAACCTGAGGTAGGCGCTTATTTTAACGAACATTTTGTGTCCTATAAATTAGATATAGAAAAAGGTAATGGGCCGCAGCTTAAGGAAAAATATGGTATTAAAGGGCTTCCTGGGTATGTGTTTATAGATGCCAACGACGAGGTAGTGTATAGATTTGATGCCGCCATGCCTGCAGCCGAGTTTTTAGAAGAAGGTAAAAAAGCGATGGCTTCTGCCCAAGATCCTAATAGTTTAGGGCGTTTAGCCGAACTTTATGAAAAAGATAATACCAATGAAGCACTTTTAGCTAACTACCTTGAAAAACTACTAGAGGTTAAGTCGCAAAAAAATTATAGCGCACTTTTAGAGCAGTATTTAAGCATTCAAAAAAGCATTCCAGAGTCTAGTCGAGAGATGGTTCTATTGTTGGCAAATCATAACAAACAAATAGTTTTTGGCGGAGAAGCAGAGCGTATTATCAATGCGAATATAAAAACGGATGCTTGGAAGACATACGTACGTAAAGATATTAGAGAAATTTATCAAAAGGTGCCACGCCAAATGGTACAAACCACCACAGAGTATGCTATCATTTTAAAAGATACGACCTTGTTAGAATTAACATTTGATAAAGCGACGGACCTTGGGTTTAATGTAAACGATGCGCAACGAAAACGCACGTATAAGTATTATTATCAGAAAACAGAAAATGCCGAAAAGTATAAGGCTATTGCGCGAGAAGATATTTTGGCTTATATAAGCGATATCGATAAAGAGCATTTAAGAAGTTATTACCTAGAATGGCAAGAAAAAGTTGCGGCTAAAGATCCGGATGCCATGAAATTAAGACCGTATTCGGTGCGTAATAGCAACGAAATTTATTATATGGTAAAAGACTACTTACCCTTTGTTAGCACAGAAGCAGAAAAACAAGAGGTGTTATCTTGGATGGCATTGGCCTATTATATCCGTCCTAATTCAGCCGAAAACACCAGTCAATATGCCAATGTAATGTATGTTGTTGGTGATAAAAATGAAGCTGTTACATTAAAAGAGGAAGCCTTTAAATTAGGGCAGAAAGAAAACCTTAAAAGATTATCGGCTATAGAAGGTGAGTTAGACATCATGAAAGCTGGGGAGCCAATTTTATTATAA
- a CDS encoding insulinase family protein has translation MVSESQIPESKKLNAALERAMKKDSKKEMDYLTYLDQVKGLGLSVPAVETSNLDNETVNRLWEYNNRLKHALKTSYVYVGGNLPENIDQLISTYIATIEPGAEVPVNLESDTQVYANAPTEKLFPWKKESTKTNFMLSYKSKQPLTFKDKLIAEGIAEFGYINMYNILRKKYGLIYALGANGYANKNQNLASVSIRYVIEDVANVAKARKAMIDEVLMPMSQGNLTNHEAETIKALLEKVYVTSFYDKDRISSAYLKWGLDYGTLYTMEGFKEEIKSISKKDIEKTMRRILNLNQYFMLIEGPEN, from the coding sequence ATGGTTTCCGAAAGTCAAATTCCGGAATCCAAAAAGCTGAATGCTGCATTAGAACGGGCAATGAAAAAAGATTCGAAAAAAGAGATGGATTACTTGACGTATTTAGATCAAGTTAAAGGTTTAGGGCTGTCTGTGCCTGCGGTCGAAACATCCAACCTCGATAACGAAACGGTAAATCGTTTGTGGGAATATAATAACAGGCTGAAACATGCGCTTAAGACATCTTATGTTTATGTGGGCGGTAATTTACCTGAAAATATAGACCAATTAATTTCAACTTATATTGCGACTATAGAACCAGGGGCTGAAGTGCCTGTAAATTTAGAATCGGATACACAGGTATACGCCAATGCACCTACCGAAAAATTGTTCCCTTGGAAAAAAGAGTCTACCAAAACTAACTTTATGCTTTCTTACAAAAGCAAACAACCTCTTACGTTTAAGGATAAATTAATTGCAGAAGGTATAGCGGAGTTTGGCTACATCAACATGTATAATATATTGCGAAAAAAATACGGATTAATCTATGCTTTGGGAGCAAATGGCTATGCAAATAAAAATCAAAATTTAGCCTCTGTAAGCATAAGATATGTCATTGAAGATGTCGCGAATGTCGCAAAAGCGCGTAAAGCTATGATAGACGAAGTTTTAATGCCTATGAGTCAGGGCAATCTAACTAACCATGAAGCAGAAACCATAAAAGCTTTGTTAGAAAAAGTTTATGTAACGTCTTTTTACGACAAGGATAGAATTAGTTCGGCGTACTTAAAATGGGGTTTAGACTATGGAACATTGTATACCATGGAAGGCTTTAAGGAGGAAATTAAAAGCATTTCAAAAAAGGATATCGAAAAAACGATGAGGCGTATTCTCAATTTAAATCAGTATTTTATGCTTATCGAAGGACCTGAAAATTAA
- a CDS encoding thioredoxin family protein, with the protein MKFYRIVVLAILLQSVCGYAQGIQFDHITFEEALQKAKQENKLVFIDFHTVWCGPCKKMARDVFPLASVGDVYNKNFINLKLDAEKEGKAVAKKYNVTNYPTFLFLDTDGNVLLKDSAYRPEDLFIASANKAVASLTSEYSLENLKEAYPNHQNDEQFLKMYIQKMKEYGQDVTEAVDAWLKVQTEMEETSPEMKAYILRNSRDFFIGGTADAIYNRNYDTYMASATPYEQRMLPRVKTQIVNNTRKVALRNKDAELLKLYVAAYKELEYAKPERILEGELSYYALLKDDEKYKKLTETYIEEFLKKESVQAIQQADQKAYDRYQRAYDKDPTLSRKYMLEASKAGLKAMSISEDLASKGRGYLKRISSKKEYETLNSWIQFGYELKAENCYMDDLKADMYLKKGQTKEALQLKERALKNWPKSDKKLVNKEYELEQLKKGVIN; encoded by the coding sequence ATGAAATTTTATAGAATAGTAGTATTAGCAATTTTGTTGCAATCGGTTTGTGGTTATGCCCAAGGGATACAGTTTGATCACATAACATTTGAAGAGGCGTTACAGAAAGCTAAACAGGAGAATAAGTTGGTTTTTATAGATTTTCACACAGTTTGGTGTGGGCCTTGTAAAAAAATGGCACGGGACGTTTTTCCATTAGCTTCGGTAGGCGACGTGTATAATAAAAACTTTATTAATTTAAAGTTAGATGCTGAAAAAGAAGGAAAGGCAGTCGCTAAAAAGTATAATGTTACAAATTATCCAACATTTTTATTTTTGGATACCGATGGTAATGTGTTATTAAAAGATAGTGCATATAGACCGGAAGATTTGTTTATCGCTTCAGCTAATAAGGCTGTGGCGTCTTTAACAAGTGAATATAGCTTAGAAAATCTTAAGGAAGCCTATCCCAATCATCAAAATGATGAGCAGTTTCTTAAAATGTACATCCAGAAAATGAAGGAATATGGACAAGATGTTACTGAAGCTGTCGATGCTTGGTTAAAAGTGCAAACAGAAATGGAAGAAACGAGTCCAGAAATGAAAGCTTATATACTCAGAAATTCACGAGATTTTTTTATTGGAGGAACTGCAGATGCTATTTATAATAGGAATTACGACACTTACATGGCTTCTGCAACGCCTTACGAACAGCGCATGTTACCGCGTGTTAAAACACAAATAGTTAATAATACCCGAAAAGTGGCATTACGTAACAAAGATGCCGAGTTACTGAAATTATATGTCGCAGCCTATAAGGAATTAGAATATGCGAAACCAGAACGCATTTTGGAAGGAGAGTTAAGTTATTATGCGCTGTTAAAGGACGATGAAAAGTATAAGAAACTTACAGAAACCTATATAGAAGAATTTTTAAAGAAAGAAAGTGTGCAAGCGATTCAGCAAGCAGATCAAAAGGCTTACGATAGGTATCAAAGGGCTTACGATAAAGATCCAACACTTAGCAGAAAATACATGTTAGAGGCTTCCAAAGCAGGTTTAAAAGCCATGAGTATTAGCGAAGATTTGGCTTCCAAAGGACGGGGGTATTTAAAACGAATTTCTTCTAAAAAAGAGTACGAAACCTTAAACTCATGGATACAGTTTGGTTACGAATTAAAAGCCGAAAATTGCTATATGGACGACCTTAAGGCTGATATGTATTTGAAAAAAGGACAGACCAAAGAAGCGCTTCAGCTTAAAGAACGGGCTCTTAAAAACTGGCCAAAATCAGATAAAAAATTGGTGAATAAGGAGTACGAACTTGAGCAACTAAAAAAAGGTGTAATTAATTAA
- a CDS encoding M16 family metallopeptidase gives MSKNTLGLLFILFISAHTFGQKFFIPEGISYKKLPNGFSYYIIPKGEPGKIGLYLLSDTGSAVEKFDERGVAHFLEHMVFKGSKNFPGHKTAETLESMGLRMGRDYNAVVNDPFTEYHVNIPENNQETLDKTLRILYDWSCNLEMNPEDLEVEKNIVIEEIKMRKTGGTPFVIGTYLEGHNGLGSEEQIRQVTAKKVKDFYDKYYTPDQLALIVYGKVNEKQVSKQIESLFGKTPEQKNKPDEKYLDLSKNTIVNANYVNENKTILVLGFKTRDFPINNYESYKKDFINTVFCRMLDNRISQLPNSGLEKVDINPAVPLPGNLWYNFRLETKKDASYKTVLNSFTTVVAQARQYGFSQDEIDFFANALLKRYKNAANHSGNGHAKAKSHFLKGDVPISNPERVKYTEQVSSEISPKDFTDLLNSFTSLQKTILFDNKATACSTDFNEAYILEAIQHINKITVAPYQFVAPRNQFPTKNYTNVPNIRIGQKTPKLIKSKVQLGDYLHVLNYDNGTRVVVNTAPEAKTEIKIVSNYGLNSIPKADRGLYKATVNVFDQAYGQYSEKEALALKRSMGFLKL, from the coding sequence ATGTCAAAAAATACGCTTGGCTTATTATTTATTTTGTTTATTTCTGCCCATACTTTTGGGCAGAAATTTTTTATACCAGAAGGTATTAGCTATAAAAAATTGCCTAATGGGTTTTCGTATTATATCATTCCAAAAGGGGAGCCAGGTAAAATTGGGCTTTATTTATTGTCTGATACCGGTAGTGCCGTAGAAAAATTCGATGAGCGTGGTGTTGCTCACTTTTTAGAACATATGGTTTTTAAAGGCAGTAAAAATTTTCCAGGGCATAAAACAGCCGAAACTTTAGAAAGTATGGGGCTCAGAATGGGAAGAGATTATAATGCTGTGGTTAACGATCCTTTTACAGAATACCACGTAAATATTCCGGAAAACAATCAAGAAACCTTAGATAAAACACTTCGTATACTTTACGATTGGAGTTGTAATTTGGAAATGAATCCTGAAGATTTAGAGGTAGAGAAAAATATTGTTATCGAAGAAATTAAAATGCGTAAAACCGGTGGTACACCGTTTGTTATAGGGACGTATTTAGAAGGACATAATGGACTAGGCTCTGAAGAACAAATTAGACAGGTGACTGCTAAAAAAGTAAAGGATTTTTACGATAAATATTATACACCAGATCAATTAGCGCTAATCGTTTATGGAAAAGTAAATGAAAAACAGGTTTCAAAACAGATAGAATCCTTATTTGGTAAAACACCTGAGCAAAAAAATAAACCAGACGAAAAATACCTGGATTTAAGTAAAAACACCATTGTTAATGCTAATTATGTAAATGAGAATAAGACAATCTTGGTATTAGGGTTTAAAACTAGAGATTTTCCTATAAACAATTACGAGTCTTATAAAAAGGATTTTATTAATACAGTTTTTTGCAGAATGTTGGATAACCGGATAAGTCAGTTGCCAAATTCAGGTTTGGAAAAAGTAGACATCAATCCGGCTGTACCGCTACCAGGAAATTTATGGTATAACTTTAGGCTAGAAACTAAAAAAGATGCCTCGTATAAAACAGTGCTAAATAGTTTTACGACTGTTGTTGCACAAGCCAGACAATATGGTTTTTCGCAAGACGAGATCGATTTTTTCGCGAACGCTTTATTAAAACGCTATAAAAACGCAGCTAATCATTCGGGTAATGGGCATGCTAAAGCTAAATCTCATTTTTTAAAGGGAGACGTACCCATCTCTAATCCAGAGCGGGTGAAGTACACAGAACAAGTTTCCAGCGAAATTTCACCAAAAGATTTTACCGATTTATTAAATAGTTTTACAAGCTTACAGAAGACTATTTTATTCGATAATAAGGCGACAGCCTGTTCTACCGATTTTAATGAAGCCTATATTCTTGAAGCCATACAGCATATTAATAAAATAACCGTAGCACCTTATCAATTTGTGGCACCAAGAAATCAGTTTCCAACAAAAAACTATACTAATGTACCAAACATTAGAATCGGACAGAAAACACCAAAGCTTATAAAATCCAAAGTACAATTAGGTGATTATTTACATGTACTTAATTACGACAATGGCACTAGGGTTGTTGTAAATACAGCGCCAGAAGCCAAAACAGAAATTAAAATTGTAAGTAATTATGGTTTAAATAGCATTCCAAAAGCCGATAGAGGTTTGTATAAAGCGACTGTAAATGTATTCGACCAAGCTTACGGCCAATATTCAGAAAAAGAAGCTTTAGCATTAAAACGTAGTATGGGATTTTTAAAACTGTAG